The Deinococcus seoulensis genomic sequence CGATGATGAGTTTCTGGACGCTCTGAAGGGCTTCGAGCATGACGTGCAGGTGGGCATTGTGTGGCGGTTCGAAGCGGCCGATGTACACACCGAAGGTGCGTTTGCGGCGGGTGGGGGTGCCGGGGCGGGTGCGCTCATCGGTCATGATCCTCACGATGTCATCACAGAACCGTGAGTTGAATGAGAATCGGTGTGCGCGTGGGGGGCATTCGGGTGGTGATACGGATTCCACTCGCTCTGCGGAGCAGCTCCACAAGTCCGCCCGGATTGAACGGTCCTTGCAGCCCATTCAATCGGAGGCCCTATGAGGACACCGCCCACCCTGACACGCGCAGGTGCGCACACCCTCTGCCCGCTGGCGTCGTACTGTGAGGCATGAACAAAAATCTGGTGTCCGCTGCGCTGCTCGTCCTCACCCTGTCCACCCCGGCCCTGGCGGGCGGCGCGGGCGCTCCCGTGACCGGCGCGAACGCGCAGGTGGTCGCCGCCACCCCCGCCGCGCTGATGGCCGCCCTGAAGGAAGCCGGGTACCGCGTCACCATGGACCCGGCCAGCCCCGACAGCGACCCCAGCATGACCGTCATGGCCGGCGAGTACGAGGTCAGCGTGTGGCTCAGCAACTGCTCGGCCGGCAAGTGCAGCCGCGTGACGGCCAGCACCTACTGGGATTACAGCGACAGCGAGGACGACCTGGACACCGAACTGACGAACGACTGGAACAGCAACTACTACACGCAGTCGTACGTGTACGAGGGCGCGTACTACCTGGATTCCACCATGCCCATCGCGGGCGGGTACACCAAGGCGACCCTGAAGGCCTGGATGACCGACTACCTGAACGACGTGCAGGACTTCGAGATGGAACTGCCCTGAGCTGAATGGCGTTGACCTGAACGGCCCTGAGCTGTCCTGAGTGAATCCAGGGTTACAGGGCGGTCAGGGTCACAGGGCGGCGCGCACTGGCACGGGATTCCGTGCTGGCCGCGCCGCCCTTCCCTCTTCCACCGCCTCGCTCACGTTGCATGAAGGAACGCCGGATGTCAGCTCAAGGCCTCTGGATGCAGCTCCTGCCCGCGCGGGTGGGGGCGCGCCGCAGACTGCGGGTCTGATGGCAGACCTGAAGAACATGAACAGCCGCGTCAGTCGCGGCGCGCAGCAGGTGAAGGCCGGCCTGCACGACACCCGTGACGCCGCCGGGAACGCCGCGCAGCACGCCGCGCCGGGCCTGGAGACCCTGGCGCGTGTCGGGTACGCCAGCAAGGGCGTTGTGTACTTCACGGTGGGGTTCCTGGCCCTCAGCGTGGCGCTGGGGCGCGGTGGCAGCACCACGGACACGCGCGGCGCCCTGCTGAAATTGCAGGACCTGCCGGGCGGGTCGGCGCTGCTGGCCGTGGTGGCGGTCGGGCTGGTCGGGTACGCGCTGTGGCAACTGATCCGCGCCGTGCTGGACCCCGAGCGGCAGGGCACGGCGGCCAAGGGGATCGCAAAGAGGCTGGGGTACCTGCTGAGCGGCGGTACCAACCTGGCGCTGGCGGTGTTCACGGCGCGGCTGGCCCTGTCGGGCAGCGCCTCGCAGGGGGGGGACAGTCAGGCGCAGGCGGCCGGGACGGTCCTGAACCTGCCGGGCGGGCAACTGCTGCTGGGGCTGGTGGGGCTGGGCCTGCTGGGACTGGCGGGCAGTCAGCTGTTCACGGCGTACGGCGCGAAATTCATGAAGCGCATGCGGTTCTCGGGCGTGGACGGCCGCGTGAAGGACATCCTGGTGAAGACCGGGCAGCTGGGCATCGCGTCGCGCGGGGTGCTGATGCTGATCATCGGTGGGTTTGCGCTGGTGGCCGCCTGGAACCGCAAGGCGAGTGAAACGGTCGGCATCTCGCAGGCGCTGACGTGGCTGAACGCCCAGCCGGCGGGCAACGTGCTGCTGGGGATCGTGGCGGTCGGGACGCTGTGTTACGGCGTGTGGTGCGTGGTGCAGGCCCGGTACCGCCGTATCCGCATCGAGGACGCCGCGTAAAGGCAGGCCGCGTGGGGGGGGGAGCCGCGTGAGGAGGTTGCCGCGCGTGAAAGAATGGCGGGCATGACCGCAGCAGATTCCGCCGCGTCCACGCGGCCCGACAACCGGCGTCAGGTGGCGTTGATCGCGCATGACAAGAAGAAGCTGGAGCTGGCGCTGTTCGCCCTGAGTCACCGCGAGACCCTGCGGCACTTTCATCTGGTGGCGACTGGCACGACCGGCGGCATCCTGGCCAAGCAGACGGGCCTGGAGGTCGAGCGGGTGCTGTCCGGCCCCCTGGGTGGCGACCAGCAGATCGGGGCGCGACTGGCCGAGGAGCGCCTCCTGGCCGTGTTCTTCTTCCGGGACCCGCTGACGGCGCAGCCGCACGAACCGGACGTGTCCGCGCTGGTGCGCCTGTGCGACGTGCATGACATTCCGCTGGCGACCAACCCGGCGAGTGCCGAGGCGCTGATGCTGTGGCTGCGCGAGCAGATCCGTTACCCCAGCACCAACTGATACGGACTCCGACTGAAGGGGCTGCAAAGACCGTTCAATCCGAGCGGATGCGAGAAGGAGATTAACGGGTTCCGGACGTGGGGCCGACAGGGGCGGTGAAGTTCCGGATTGCCGGCGAAACAAACGGCAGTCCGTATGAAACCGGGCAGGCAACCCGGGTGGTGGGCTGGCGGTGTCCTCCCTGGCAAGCGGCATTGACACAACGGACCTTCACGCAGTGGCCCCCCCCGGCGGAGGAACCCTGCGGGGCACTTTCCCCCGGCGGGGGGCATGGAGTCTGATAGGGAGGTCATGACCGCCTGGTTCACTCCGCCCCGTTCCGGCCCGGATGGCGTGTCCCGCCAGCCCCGGCCCGAGTGGACGGCGGCCCTCGGTGAGGCCGGGCGGGCCGAGGTGGCCGCGCGTGACAGCGGCGACGACGACGCGCTGGCCGCGTCCCTGTACGCGCGCGGCTGCGCCCTGAACCGCCTGGGGCAGTCGCAGGAGGCGCTGGGCGCGCTGCTGGAGTGCGTGGCGTTCCTGCCTGCCGGGCGGCAGCGTGAGCAGGCGCTGGCGTGGCGGGAAGCGGCGTGCGCGCAGCGGAACCTGGCGTGCGACACCGAGGCGCTGGAGTACCTGGGGCTGGCGCTGCGGCTGGCGCAGGAGTCCGCCGACCCGGCCCTGGAAGTGGACCTGATCGAGGATCTGGCGCAGGCGCACGCCGAGCAGGAGGATCACGGCGCGGCGCTGCACGCCCTGCACGGCAGCCTGCGGGTCCGGCGCACCCTGCCGGGGCAGCCGGGGCTGGCGCACACGCTGGTGCGGCTGGCGCAGGTGCAGTTGCGGGCCTGCGCGGCGCCCGATCCAGACCTGCCCGGCTCGACACCGCCCGGCCCCCCCCTGGCCGATTCCTGCCTGCCCGATCCCTTCCTGGATGGGCAACTGCGGGAAGCGCACGCCACGCTGCTGGAGGCGCTGCGCCTGCTCGGCGGTCCGGCCCTCACGCCAGAGCACTTCTCGGCAGAACACTTCTCGCCAGAGCACTTCTCGACAGTGCATTTCTCGGCAGCGCACCCCGCGCGGGACAGCAATGACAGGGTAGGCGGGCAGGGGGTGGGCGGGCAGGGGGCGCTGCGCGGCGAGGCGCTCGCGGCGCTGGCGCACCTGCACCTGCGGCGCGGCGATCCGGCGGCGGCGCAGCGTTCGGCGCTGGAGGCGCTGGAGTGGCTGCGCCGGGCAGGAGCGACCCGTCAGGCGTTGCGGGTGCTGCCGGACCTGGCGCGGGCGCAACTGGCGCTGGGCGAGGCGGCTGCCGCGCTGGCCGGACTGCGGGAGGCGCTGGCCGTGAACACCCCGGAGCGGCTGCTGGCCGAGCAGGCGGCGCTGCACCTGGCGGCCTGCGAGGCCTGCGAGGCGCTGGGCGATCACGCCGGGGCGCTGGGGCACCACCGGGCGTTTCATGCGCTCGATTCGCGCGGCCGGGGCCGCCACGACCGGGAACGGCTGCGGGCCACGCAGGCGCGCGTGGGCCTGGACGCCACGCGTGAAGAAGCGCGGCTGCACCGGGTGCGGGGCGAGGAACTGGAGGCCGAGGTGCAGGCCCGCACAGCGCAACTGGCGCGCAGCCAGCGGGCCGTGATCGACCTGCTGGCCAGCTGCGCGGAGTTCCGGGACGCGCCGCTGGGACCGCACACCCGCTGGGTGGGGGACGCGGCGCAGGCGGTGGCGCTGGCGCTGGGCAGCGCGCCGGCCGAGGCCGCGCAGCTGGGACTGGCGGCGCGGCTGCATGACGTGGGCAAGATCGGCATTCCGGATTCGGTGCTGCTCAAGCGTGGGCCGCTGCTGCCGGACGAGTGGGCGCAGATGGCCGAGCACACCACGCTGGGCGCGCGCCTGCTGACCCAGCCGGGCGCGGCGGACGGCGGGCCGCTGCTGCAACTGGCCGCGCAGATCGCCCTGACGCACCACGAGTGCTGGGACGGCAGCGGGTACCCGGCCGGTCTGACGGGCGAGGCGATTCCGCTGGGGGGCCGGATCGTGCGGGTGGTCGATACCTTCGATGCGCTGGTCAGTGCCCGTCCGTACAAGGACGGCTGGCCCGCCGCGCAGGCCCTGTCCTACCTGAGCGAACACGCCGGTCAGCTGTTCGATCCCGTGGTGGTGCGGGTTTTTGCGGAACTGCACGCGGCGGGACGCCTGCCGGAACGCGCCTGAGCGGGGGGGGCTGCGGGGGTCTGAGGGGGGTGTGGACCGGGCACAGTCAGGCAGGTGTCCGGTTTCACGCAGGTGATGCTGACCGCGTGGCTTATATTGGGCTCATGCGCGCCTCCGCGACGCCCTCACTGACGTCTGGTCTGCTAACGGATGTGGGCCGTCA encodes the following:
- a CDS encoding HD domain-containing phosphohydrolase is translated as MTAWFTPPRSGPDGVSRQPRPEWTAALGEAGRAEVAARDSGDDDALAASLYARGCALNRLGQSQEALGALLECVAFLPAGRQREQALAWREAACAQRNLACDTEALEYLGLALRLAQESADPALEVDLIEDLAQAHAEQEDHGAALHALHGSLRVRRTLPGQPGLAHTLVRLAQVQLRACAAPDPDLPGSTPPGPPLADSCLPDPFLDGQLREAHATLLEALRLLGGPALTPEHFSAEHFSPEHFSTVHFSAAHPARDSNDRVGGQGVGGQGALRGEALAALAHLHLRRGDPAAAQRSALEALEWLRRAGATRQALRVLPDLARAQLALGEAAAALAGLREALAVNTPERLLAEQAALHLAACEACEALGDHAGALGHHRAFHALDSRGRGRHDRERLRATQARVGLDATREEARLHRVRGEELEAEVQARTAQLARSQRAVIDLLASCAEFRDAPLGPHTRWVGDAAQAVALALGSAPAEAAQLGLAARLHDVGKIGIPDSVLLKRGPLLPDEWAQMAEHTTLGARLLTQPGAADGGPLLQLAAQIALTHHECWDGSGYPAGLTGEAIPLGGRIVRVVDTFDALVSARPYKDGWPAAQALSYLSEHAGQLFDPVVVRVFAELHAAGRLPERA
- a CDS encoding YbjN domain-containing protein, producing MNKNLVSAALLVLTLSTPALAGGAGAPVTGANAQVVAATPAALMAALKEAGYRVTMDPASPDSDPSMTVMAGEYEVSVWLSNCSAGKCSRVTASTYWDYSDSEDDLDTELTNDWNSNYYTQSYVYEGAYYLDSTMPIAGGYTKATLKAWMTDYLNDVQDFEMELP
- a CDS encoding DUF1206 domain-containing protein, giving the protein MADLKNMNSRVSRGAQQVKAGLHDTRDAAGNAAQHAAPGLETLARVGYASKGVVYFTVGFLALSVALGRGGSTTDTRGALLKLQDLPGGSALLAVVAVGLVGYALWQLIRAVLDPERQGTAAKGIAKRLGYLLSGGTNLALAVFTARLALSGSASQGGDSQAQAAGTVLNLPGGQLLLGLVGLGLLGLAGSQLFTAYGAKFMKRMRFSGVDGRVKDILVKTGQLGIASRGVLMLIIGGFALVAAWNRKASETVGISQALTWLNAQPAGNVLLGIVAVGTLCYGVWCVVQARYRRIRIEDAA
- a CDS encoding methylglyoxal synthase, with amino-acid sequence MTAADSAASTRPDNRRQVALIAHDKKKLELALFALSHRETLRHFHLVATGTTGGILAKQTGLEVERVLSGPLGGDQQIGARLAEERLLAVFFFRDPLTAQPHEPDVSALVRLCDVHDIPLATNPASAEALMLWLREQIRYPSTN